One part of the Streptomyces ferrugineus genome encodes these proteins:
- a CDS encoding sensor histidine kinase, which produces MESHEQADKARVRLPQLRLDELLEELQARLDAARGTRDRVHSLLEAVLSVGRELDLEQALHSIVEAAAVLVDAQYAALGVIGSDGKRLSAFHTVGVDEEQIARIGHYPEGHGILGELIRHPEPLRLTKISEHEASYGFPAHHPPMNTFLGVPIRVRDQVFGNLYLTEKRGGVQFDEEDESVLSTLAVAAGVAIDNARLYEESRLRERWLRATAEITHALMSGSERGEALGQIAEHARKITGAALAVVAMPLEGTETLEVELAVGQGAEAHRGLVLPMDGSLIGEAFSTDAPVTSPDVTHDDRAPFSSPRLDGLGAAVAVPIGSGDGVRGVVLLVREAGRIVFSEKEIEPLRGFAAQAAIAMELAERRADAEQIALLQDRDRIARDLHDLAIQRLFATGMTLQSAGRFIEHKEASDRVDRAVEDLDETIKIIRSTIFGLRARDQASGSGLRARVVRVAGEAASVLGFAPSVRMEGLVDTDVPREIADHVVAVLSEALTNVGRHAHADRADVALETDGREVRLTVSDNGVGIPADGRRSGLANMAERAQQLGGDLTVITPDGGGSTLVWRAPLTPEAE; this is translated from the coding sequence GTGGAGAGCCACGAGCAGGCCGACAAGGCCCGCGTACGGCTGCCGCAGCTCAGGCTGGACGAGCTGCTGGAGGAACTGCAGGCCCGGCTGGACGCGGCCAGGGGCACCCGCGACCGGGTGCACAGCCTGCTGGAGGCGGTGCTCTCGGTCGGCCGGGAGCTGGACCTGGAACAGGCGTTGCACAGCATTGTGGAGGCCGCGGCCGTGCTGGTAGACGCCCAGTACGCCGCGCTCGGCGTGATCGGCTCCGACGGCAAGCGGCTGTCGGCGTTCCACACGGTCGGAGTCGACGAGGAGCAGATCGCCAGGATCGGTCACTACCCGGAGGGGCACGGCATCCTCGGCGAGCTGATCCGTCACCCCGAGCCGCTGCGGCTGACCAAGATCTCCGAACACGAAGCCTCCTACGGCTTCCCGGCGCACCACCCCCCGATGAACACCTTCCTGGGTGTCCCGATCCGGGTGCGCGACCAGGTCTTCGGCAATCTCTACCTGACCGAGAAGCGGGGTGGGGTGCAGTTCGACGAGGAGGACGAGTCGGTCCTGTCGACCCTGGCCGTGGCGGCCGGTGTGGCGATCGACAACGCCCGCCTGTACGAGGAGTCCCGGCTGCGCGAGCGCTGGCTGCGGGCGACCGCGGAGATCACCCACGCCCTGATGTCCGGCAGCGAGCGCGGCGAGGCTCTCGGCCAGATCGCCGAACACGCCCGGAAGATCACCGGCGCGGCCCTCGCCGTGGTCGCCATGCCGCTGGAGGGGACCGAGACGCTGGAGGTGGAACTGGCGGTCGGACAGGGCGCCGAGGCCCACCGCGGGCTCGTCCTCCCCATGGACGGAAGCCTGATCGGCGAGGCCTTCTCCACTGACGCTCCGGTCACCAGCCCGGACGTCACCCATGACGACCGTGCGCCGTTCTCCTCGCCCAGACTGGATGGGCTCGGGGCCGCTGTGGCCGTGCCCATCGGGTCCGGCGACGGTGTCCGCGGTGTCGTACTCCTGGTGCGGGAAGCGGGGCGCATAGTGTTCTCCGAGAAGGAGATCGAGCCGCTGAGGGGCTTCGCCGCGCAGGCCGCGATCGCGATGGAGCTGGCCGAGCGCCGTGCGGACGCGGAGCAGATCGCCCTGCTGCAGGACCGCGACCGGATCGCCCGCGACCTGCACGACCTCGCGATCCAGCGGCTCTTCGCGACGGGCATGACGCTGCAGAGCGCCGGTCGCTTCATCGAGCACAAGGAGGCCTCGGACCGCGTCGACCGGGCGGTGGAGGACCTGGACGAGACCATCAAGATCATCCGCTCGACGATCTTCGGCCTGCGAGCCCGTGACCAGGCTTCCGGCAGCGGGCTGCGGGCCCGTGTGGTCCGGGTGGCCGGCGAGGCGGCCTCGGTGCTGGGTTTCGCGCCGAGCGTGCGCATGGAGGGACTGGTGGACACCGACGTGCCTCGGGAGATCGCCGACCATGTCGTGGCCGTGCTCTCCGAGGCGCTGACCAACGTGGGCCGGCACGCCCACGCCGACCGCGCCGACGTCGCGCTGGAGACCGACGGCCGTGAGGTACGGCTGACGGTGTCCGACAACGGCGTGGGCATCCCGGCCGACGGGCGCCGCAGCGGCCTGGCCAACATGGCGGAGCGGGCACAGCAACTGGGCGGCGACCTGACGGTGATCACTCCCGACGGCGGCGGCAGCACGCTGGTGTGGCGGGCGCCGCTGACGCCCGAAGCGGAATAG
- the gap gene encoding type I glyceraldehyde-3-phosphate dehydrogenase produces the protein MTVRVGINGFGRIGRNYLRCALERAETPAGTPVEVVAVNDITSPAALAHLLAYDSTYGRIGRPVEHDDDSITVDGRRITVTAERDPAALPWGDLGVDIVIESTGRFRTREQAGAHLRAGARKVLLSVPGKDVDATVVMGVNEGTYDPQSDHVVSNASCTTNCVAPMVKVLDEHFGIVKGLMTTIHGYTNDQVVLDGPHKDLRRGRSAAVNIIPTSTGAARAVGLVLPELAGTLDGIAVRVPVEDGSLTDLSVVLDRPVTAEEINAAFREAADGPLKGVLRVSDAPIVSRDIVGDPASCVLDAPLTQAHGELVKIFGWYDNEWGYTNRLLDLTEYVAARLPRG, from the coding sequence ATGACCGTACGTGTGGGCATCAACGGATTCGGCCGGATCGGCCGCAACTACCTGCGCTGCGCACTGGAGCGCGCCGAGACCCCCGCCGGCACCCCGGTGGAGGTCGTGGCGGTCAACGACATCACCTCGCCCGCGGCGCTGGCCCATCTGCTGGCGTACGACTCGACGTACGGCCGCATCGGCCGCCCCGTCGAGCACGACGACGACTCGATCACCGTGGACGGCCGGCGCATCACCGTCACCGCCGAGCGCGACCCGGCCGCCCTGCCCTGGGGCGACCTCGGCGTCGACATCGTCATCGAGTCGACCGGCCGCTTCCGCACCCGGGAACAGGCCGGGGCGCACCTCAGGGCCGGCGCGCGCAAGGTGCTGCTGTCCGTGCCGGGCAAGGACGTCGACGCCACCGTGGTGATGGGCGTCAACGAGGGAACGTACGACCCGCAGAGCGACCACGTCGTCTCCAACGCCTCCTGCACCACCAACTGCGTCGCCCCCATGGTCAAGGTCCTGGACGAGCACTTCGGCATCGTCAAGGGCCTGATGACCACCATCCACGGCTACACCAACGACCAGGTCGTCCTCGACGGCCCGCACAAGGACCTGCGGCGGGGCCGCAGCGCCGCCGTGAACATCATCCCCACCTCCACCGGAGCCGCCCGCGCGGTCGGCCTGGTCCTGCCGGAACTGGCCGGCACCCTGGACGGCATCGCCGTACGCGTGCCCGTCGAGGACGGCTCGCTGACCGACCTCAGTGTGGTACTCGACCGGCCGGTGACCGCCGAAGAGATCAACGCCGCCTTCCGCGAGGCCGCCGACGGGCCGCTCAAGGGCGTGCTGCGGGTGTCCGACGCCCCGATCGTCTCCCGCGACATCGTGGGCGACCCGGCCTCCTGCGTCCTGGACGCCCCCCTGACCCAGGCGCACGGCGAACTGGTCAAGATCTTCGGCTGGTACGACAACGAGTGGGGCTACACCAACCGGCTGCTCGATCTCACCGAGTACGTCGCCGCCCGGCTACCGCGCGGCTGA
- a CDS encoding response regulator, whose translation MADAEQPGTHGPIQVFLLDDHEVVRRGVHDLLDDEPDITVVGEAATAAQALVRVPALRPRVAVLDVRLPDGDGVTVCRELRSRMPELACLMLTSFDDEEALLDSIMAGASGYVLKQIRGSDLVSAVRTVARGQSLLDPSATAKLMARLRHEPEREPDALPGLTDREREILALIGEGLTNRQIGQRLFLAEKTIKNHISRLLAKLGVERRIQAAVIASQARDRMKQQGH comes from the coding sequence ATGGCGGACGCCGAACAGCCCGGCACCCACGGTCCGATCCAGGTCTTCCTGCTGGACGACCACGAGGTGGTACGGCGGGGGGTGCACGACCTGCTCGACGACGAACCGGACATCACGGTGGTCGGCGAGGCCGCCACCGCGGCACAGGCCCTGGTACGGGTGCCCGCGCTGCGCCCCCGGGTCGCGGTGCTGGACGTGCGCCTGCCCGACGGCGACGGAGTGACGGTGTGCCGGGAGCTGCGCTCGCGGATGCCGGAGCTGGCCTGTCTGATGCTGACCTCGTTCGACGACGAGGAGGCCCTGCTGGACTCGATCATGGCCGGCGCTTCCGGCTACGTGCTGAAGCAGATCAGGGGCTCCGACCTGGTGTCGGCCGTACGGACCGTCGCCCGCGGCCAGTCCCTGCTCGATCCGAGCGCCACCGCCAAGCTGATGGCCCGGCTGCGCCACGAGCCGGAGCGGGAGCCGGACGCCCTGCCCGGCCTGACCGACCGGGAGCGGGAGATTCTCGCCCTGATCGGTGAAGGGCTGACCAATCGGCAGATCGGCCAGCGGCTCTTCCTCGCCGAGAAGACCATCAAGAACCACATCTCCCGGCTGCTGGCCAAGCTCGGCGTCGAACGCCGCATCCAGGCAGCCGTCATCGCCAGCCAGGCCCGGGACCGCATGAAGCAGCAGGGCCACTGA